A section of the Pseudomonas fluorescens genome encodes:
- a CDS encoding MarR family winged helix-turn-helix transcriptional regulator, with the protein MTDLPAVSLALDDQLCFKLYAASRAVTRAYKPMLDQLGLTYPQYLVMLVLWEWHAAAPRQPTVKALGERLLLDSGTLTPLLKRLEQLALIKRLRSTSDEREVHLSLAQAGLALRDRVQPLKARLMCDRGVDLSQADALRHGLEQLLEQITDLS; encoded by the coding sequence ATGACCGACTTGCCTGCCGTATCCCTGGCCCTGGATGACCAGTTGTGTTTCAAGCTCTACGCCGCTTCCCGGGCGGTGACGCGGGCCTACAAACCGATGCTCGACCAACTGGGCCTGACGTATCCGCAGTATCTGGTCATGTTGGTGTTGTGGGAGTGGCATGCCGCCGCACCGCGCCAGCCGACGGTCAAGGCGCTGGGGGAACGATTGCTGCTTGATTCCGGCACGTTGACGCCATTGCTCAAGCGCCTGGAGCAGCTGGCGCTGATCAAGCGCCTGCGCAGTACCAGTGATGAGCGCGAGGTGCACTTGAGTCTTGCCCAGGCAGGCCTGGCGCTGCGTGACCGCGTCCAGCCGCTGAAAGCCCGGCTGATGTGTGACCGCGGAGTGGACCTGAGCCAGGCGGATGCCCTGCGCCATGGTCTGGAGCAGTTACTTGAGCAGATCACAGACTTGTCGTAG
- a CDS encoding hybrid sensor histidine kinase/response regulator — protein MDIKFAHRLSYKQARLTVLVGFVLGTLLSLIQIGIDYASEDASINREIHALLEISHNPASRIAYNIDAELAQELTLGLLHSPAITRAQLVDNNGLVLADVDRPRKESSYRPISDFLFGANRQFEDRLYLTHMPDESLGVLRLDVDTYAFGSRFLRRAEITLLNGFARSLILTGILLGLFYAMLTQPLVRIIRELSTRSPGSAPQARLDCPPGHEYDEIGVLVNVANQQFENMETEIQQRRHAEDRLTEYLARLEDIVSARTTELKAINQRLSQSNEELEASKMTALGMAQARAAFLANMSHEIRTPLNGLLGMIALSLDSALNAEQRQQLSIAHDSGKVLVELLNDILDLSKFDAGQLELESIPFDLGSLVEDTANLLSQNAAPNVELTCLIDPQFPAQVVGDPTRVRQIVSNLLSNALKFTRFGRVDVRLSAPPNGVRIEVCDTGIGIAQEAQARIFKPFTQAGAGITRQFGGTGLGLALTHNLCEAMQGRLTISSETGFGSQFCAELPLPAHTPAARLGPLAGEVAVITGASSGLAELLHALLPHWGLTPHSYTIDDDLSGLAPDILITDCPECLFRLRPAISAPILLVTAYGNFMPGEEVATLAPLQQQARPLSRAALYQVLHRTLRDGSEIILDLAQLETSPVAHRARILLVEDNLVNQLVAKGMLGKLGCEVVVAAHGAEALKQLEVQRFDMVLMDCNMPVMDGYEASRQIRRSGRWPQLPIVALTANALAEERERCRAAGMNDYLAKPFRREELNALLDLWVPTTTSL, from the coding sequence ATGGATATCAAGTTCGCCCACCGCTTGTCTTATAAACAAGCCAGACTGACTGTGCTGGTCGGTTTCGTATTGGGAACCTTGCTCAGCCTGATCCAGATCGGCATTGATTATGCCAGCGAAGACGCGTCCATCAACCGTGAAATACACGCGCTGCTTGAAATCAGCCATAACCCGGCCTCACGTATCGCCTACAACATCGACGCCGAACTGGCCCAGGAACTGACCCTGGGTTTGCTGCACTCCCCCGCCATCACACGAGCGCAGTTGGTCGACAACAATGGCCTGGTGCTGGCTGACGTTGATCGGCCGCGCAAGGAGAGCAGCTACCGCCCCATCAGCGACTTCCTGTTCGGCGCCAACCGCCAGTTCGAAGACCGCCTGTATCTCACCCATATGCCAGACGAATCCCTGGGTGTGTTGCGCCTTGACGTCGACACCTACGCATTCGGCAGCCGGTTCCTGCGCAGGGCGGAGATCACCCTGCTTAATGGCTTTGCCCGCAGCCTGATCCTGACCGGCATCCTCCTGGGCCTGTTCTACGCGATGCTGACCCAGCCCTTGGTGCGCATCATCCGCGAACTGAGCACACGCAGCCCCGGCAGTGCGCCGCAGGCTCGCCTGGATTGCCCGCCGGGGCACGAATACGATGAGATCGGCGTATTGGTCAATGTCGCCAACCAACAGTTCGAGAATATGGAGACCGAAATCCAGCAGCGGCGCCACGCCGAGGACCGCCTGACCGAGTACCTTGCCCGACTGGAAGACATTGTTTCGGCGCGTACCACCGAACTCAAGGCCATCAACCAGCGGCTAAGCCAATCCAACGAAGAACTGGAGGCGTCGAAAATGACCGCCCTGGGCATGGCCCAGGCGCGTGCGGCCTTCCTCGCCAACATGAGCCATGAAATCCGCACCCCACTCAATGGCCTGCTCGGCATGATCGCGCTGTCCCTGGACAGCGCGCTGAATGCCGAACAACGCCAGCAATTGTCGATTGCCCATGACTCCGGCAAAGTGCTGGTAGAACTGCTCAACGATATTCTCGACCTGTCCAAGTTCGATGCCGGGCAACTGGAACTGGAGAGCATCCCCTTCGACCTCGGCTCCCTGGTGGAAGACACCGCCAACCTGCTGTCGCAGAACGCCGCGCCCAACGTGGAATTGACCTGCCTGATCGACCCACAGTTTCCCGCCCAAGTGGTCGGTGACCCGACCCGGGTCCGGCAGATTGTCAGTAACCTGCTGTCCAACGCCTTGAAGTTCACCCGGTTCGGTCGCGTCGATGTGCGCCTCAGCGCGCCACCCAATGGTGTGCGCATCGAAGTGTGTGACACCGGCATCGGTATTGCGCAGGAGGCCCAGGCACGTATCTTCAAACCCTTTACCCAGGCGGGCGCTGGCATTACCCGCCAGTTCGGCGGGACTGGCCTTGGCTTGGCACTGACCCACAATCTTTGCGAGGCCATGCAAGGCCGGCTGACCATCAGTTCGGAAACCGGTTTCGGCAGCCAGTTCTGTGCCGAATTGCCACTGCCCGCCCACACACCAGCCGCGCGACTGGGGCCGTTGGCCGGCGAAGTCGCAGTCATTACCGGGGCTAGCAGTGGCTTGGCAGAACTGCTGCACGCTCTGCTGCCGCACTGGGGACTGACGCCCCACAGCTATACGATCGACGATGACTTGAGTGGCCTGGCACCGGACATCCTGATCACCGACTGCCCCGAATGCCTGTTCCGCCTGCGCCCGGCCATCAGCGCACCGATCCTGCTGGTCACCGCCTACGGCAACTTCATGCCCGGCGAAGAAGTGGCCACGCTGGCGCCCCTGCAACAGCAGGCACGCCCGCTGAGCCGCGCGGCGCTGTATCAGGTCTTGCACCGCACCCTGCGCGACGGCAGCGAAATCATCCTCGACCTTGCCCAACTGGAAACCAGCCCGGTTGCGCATCGGGCACGTATCCTTCTGGTAGAGGACAATCTGGTCAATCAACTGGTAGCCAAGGGCATGCTCGGCAAGCTTGGCTGCGAGGTAGTCGTCGCGGCCCATGGCGCAGAGGCGCTGAAGCAGTTGGAAGTACAACGCTTCGATATGGTACTGATGGATTGCAACATGCCGGTCATGGATGGCTACGAGGCGAGCCGACAGATCCGCCGCAGCGGGCGCTGGCCACAGCTGCCAATTGTCGCGTTGACCGCCAATGCCCTGGCCGAGGAACGCGAACGTTGCCGGGCCGCGGGGATGAACGACTACCTGGCCAAGCCTTTTCGCCGCGAAGAACTCAACGCCCTGCTCGACCTATGGGTGCCGACTACGACAAGTCTGTGA
- a CDS encoding GAF domain-containing protein has translation MIDLQQAGSGLDGYAMLCAQLESLLGDERDFIANAAQFSAFLFNQIDDLNWAGFYLNRDQELVLGPFQGQIACVRIPFGRGVCGAAAASRQTQRVEDVHAFAGHIACDSASNSELVVPLVKDGKLIGVLDLDSPKLARFSPEDQVGIERLAAIFLRLTAC, from the coding sequence ATGATCGATTTGCAACAGGCGGGCAGCGGCCTTGATGGGTACGCCATGCTCTGTGCACAGTTGGAATCGCTGCTGGGCGATGAGCGCGACTTTATCGCCAACGCGGCGCAGTTTTCTGCGTTCCTGTTCAACCAGATCGATGACTTGAATTGGGCCGGCTTTTATCTCAACCGTGATCAAGAACTGGTGCTTGGGCCTTTCCAGGGGCAGATCGCCTGTGTGCGCATTCCGTTTGGTCGAGGGGTGTGTGGTGCGGCAGCCGCTTCGCGGCAAACCCAGCGGGTGGAAGATGTGCATGCGTTTGCCGGGCACATTGCCTGCGACAGTGCCTCCAACAGCGAGCTGGTGGTGCCATTGGTCAAGGATGGCAAGTTGATTGGGGTGCTGGATCTGGATAGCCCGAAGCTTGCGCGCTTCAGTCCTGAGGATCAGGTAGGTATTGAACGGCTGGCCGCAATTTTTCTGCGGTTGACTGCCTGCTGA
- a CDS encoding response regulator transcription factor: MNTVFIIDDHPVIRLAIRMLLEHEGYKVVGETDNGCDAIQMVRECLPDLIILDISIPKLDGLEVLCRFNAMSTPMKTLILTAQSPTLFATRCMRSGADGYVCKEGDLSELLSAIRAVLSGYNYFPSQALNATGAETGENEELILFKSVNDRELMVLQLFAQGRTNKEIAKGMFLSNKTVSTYKKRLMQKLKAKSLVELIEMAKRNALV; the protein is encoded by the coding sequence ATGAACACAGTCTTTATTATTGACGACCACCCGGTTATTCGACTTGCAATCCGAATGTTGCTGGAACATGAAGGTTACAAAGTAGTCGGTGAAACAGATAACGGTTGTGATGCAATACAAATGGTCCGCGAATGTCTTCCAGACCTCATTATACTTGATATCAGCATTCCAAAACTCGACGGACTGGAGGTTCTTTGCAGGTTCAATGCGATGAGCACGCCAATGAAAACCCTGATTCTGACAGCCCAGTCTCCGACACTATTTGCCACACGCTGTATGCGTTCGGGCGCCGATGGTTATGTCTGCAAAGAAGGTGACCTAAGTGAGCTGCTAAGTGCCATCAGGGCTGTACTTTCAGGTTACAACTACTTTCCAAGCCAGGCCTTAAATGCCACTGGCGCTGAAACCGGCGAAAACGAAGAACTGATTCTTTTCAAATCCGTCAACGACCGGGAACTTATGGTCTTACAACTTTTTGCGCAAGGCCGTACAAACAAAGAGATCGCCAAGGGCATGTTCCTTAGCAACAAAACTGTCAGCACTTATAAAAAACGCTTAATGCAAAAGCTTAAGGCCAAGTCCTTGGTAGAACTTATCGAGATGGCAAAACGCAACGCGTTAGTGTGA
- a CDS encoding response regulator, which translates to MPERQLRILLVEDHPFQLLAIQCLLKSFGFNQLTPAENAEQAIKLMRTTETPFDLMLCDQCLPDLTGLELVEIASHAGFVKSAVLLSGLPTLELDYLKTLATQRDLRLLGYLAKPLNKEAWIELISQSGLARD; encoded by the coding sequence ATGCCCGAACGACAATTGCGCATCCTGTTGGTGGAAGATCACCCGTTTCAACTCCTGGCCATTCAGTGCCTGCTCAAGAGTTTCGGCTTCAATCAACTGACACCTGCCGAGAATGCCGAACAGGCGATCAAGTTGATGCGCACAACCGAGACCCCCTTCGATCTCATGTTGTGTGATCAATGCCTGCCCGACCTCACCGGCTTGGAGTTGGTGGAGATAGCCAGCCATGCAGGCTTTGTCAAAAGTGCGGTCTTGCTAAGTGGGCTGCCTACCCTCGAACTGGATTATCTGAAAACCCTGGCAACGCAACGCGACTTGCGTCTACTCGGGTATTTGGCTAAGCCATTGAACAAAGAAGCCTGGATCGAGCTGATCAGCCAATCAGGGCTCGCCCGCGATTAA
- a CDS encoding glutathione peroxidase has protein sequence MSDNLLTIPCTTITGEQKTLADFAGKAILVVNTASKCGFTPQYQGLEQLWQQYKDQGLVVLGFPCNQFGKQEPGDEGAISAFCELNFGVSFPLFKKVDVNGGEAHPLFAQLKQRAPGLLGSKGIKWNFTKFLIGRDGQVVKRFAPTTKPQQLTQEIEALLK, from the coding sequence ATGAGTGACAACCTGTTGACCATCCCTTGCACCACCATCACGGGCGAGCAAAAGACTCTGGCGGATTTCGCCGGCAAGGCGATCCTTGTGGTCAATACCGCCAGCAAATGCGGTTTCACCCCGCAGTACCAGGGCCTTGAGCAACTCTGGCAGCAGTACAAGGACCAGGGCCTGGTGGTGCTGGGCTTTCCGTGCAACCAGTTTGGCAAACAGGAACCAGGTGACGAGGGGGCTATTTCCGCGTTTTGCGAGTTGAATTTCGGCGTCAGTTTTCCGCTGTTCAAGAAGGTCGATGTCAATGGGGGCGAGGCCCATCCACTGTTCGCGCAATTGAAACAGCGCGCGCCGGGTCTGCTGGGCTCCAAGGGCATCAAGTGGAACTTCACCAAGTTCCTGATTGGTCGCGACGGCCAGGTAGTCAAGCGTTTTGCCCCGACCACCAAACCCCAGCAACTGACCCAAGAGATCGAAGCGCTGCTCAAATGA
- a CDS encoding transporter substrate-binding domain-containing protein: MPRRLKDYLIILSTGLCLSTAVPAAQTAPERYSLLSRAGIVQLDTQLNPTQRQWLQNKRELVLGASTPDYPPFDITASGHDYEGITADYAGILAKALALPVTVMRYPSREAAIQALEDGKIDLLGSANGFEASNPDVILSTPYAVDQPVLVTRDAETRPLNDGLAGMRLSLVYHYLPLKEVKALYPNAIIQVYPSYLNALNAVAFDQADVFLGDTISTHYMINKGYLKNIRMANFGKHEAYGFSFAVHRDQQTLLGIVDTVLADIGTYERENIAKRWSAGSDILLTDHKLQLNQREERWLKNHPVVKVVINETFAPLTFVDSDGQLRGMTADLLELIRLRTGLRLEFQSTRNVDQMIERVENGDADIIAAISPSRERESRLNFSRPYLQNSYVLLTRKEPGAPSSLEQLAGKKLAITEGNPLVDYLRREFAQITLVQASDTFKASEMLAQGHVDGAVNSLVVANYFLSSHFFQGRLQISSSIGTQLASFSLATSRNAPELASILDKALLSIAPDELGVINNRWRGYTAASDSYWRNYHRLIFQIVIAAALLLLTSLAWNGYMRRQIKHRQMAERALSDQYEFMRALVNETPHPIYVRDRNGLLQTCNDSYLQAFGVAREEVIGKSVMQINLADEAQARQYHADYLRVVAQGTPLILDRSLHIHGKLLTIYHWILPYRDSIGKVQGIIGGWIDISDRRQLFDDLRAAKDRADEANRAKSTFLATMSHEIRTPMNAVIGMLELTLKRADHGHLDRPAIEVAYNSAKDLLELIGDILDIARIESGRLSLAPERVNLRELIESVVRVFDGLARQKNLNLLLEFNPGFEERDVQIDPLRFKQVLSNLVSNAIKFTEHGGVKIKVDIQATGQPQQIQMKLVVEDTGIGISRDDQQRLFEPFSQADNSGHLARSGAGLGLVICRSLCEMMGGQLSLSSVPSVGTQVFVSLQMTSLPPAYPQIELKPATQDAAAVLNVLVVDDHPANRLLMCQQLGFLGHRFTAVQHGAAGFQAWRQEHFDLIIADCNMPVMNGYELASSIREHEQRENMTPCIILGFTANAQPEEKQRCRDAGMNDCLFKPISLTTLERHLAEITPLSSAQIFDLDSLNALTGGDPLLSQRLLEELLSSSRRDREELIVLFAQGAHQDLIEQAHKIKGAARIVQACTLAGQCEVLEQAGEGADPAQVEIWVKAIEKAMLDLEHVLQEQLNILAPL; this comes from the coding sequence ATGCCAAGGCGTTTAAAGGACTATCTAATCATTTTGAGTACCGGGCTGTGCTTGAGTACAGCCGTGCCAGCGGCTCAAACCGCTCCAGAACGCTACTCGCTGCTGAGTCGTGCCGGCATTGTTCAGTTGGACACCCAACTGAACCCCACCCAGCGCCAATGGCTACAAAACAAACGCGAACTGGTGCTGGGCGCTTCGACCCCCGACTACCCGCCCTTCGACATCACCGCCAGCGGTCATGACTATGAAGGCATTACCGCCGACTACGCAGGAATCCTCGCCAAAGCCCTGGCATTGCCCGTCACGGTAATGCGCTACCCTTCGCGCGAAGCGGCAATCCAGGCGCTGGAAGATGGGAAGATCGACTTGCTGGGCAGCGCCAACGGATTCGAAGCGAGCAACCCCGATGTCATCCTGTCAACGCCGTACGCGGTGGACCAACCGGTACTGGTCACTCGCGACGCAGAAACCCGCCCGCTCAATGACGGGCTGGCGGGCATGCGCTTGAGCCTTGTCTACCACTACCTGCCATTGAAGGAGGTCAAGGCGCTGTACCCCAACGCGATCATCCAGGTCTATCCGTCCTATTTGAATGCACTGAACGCCGTAGCCTTCGACCAGGCCGACGTGTTTCTCGGCGATACCATTTCCACCCATTACATGATCAACAAGGGCTACCTGAAGAACATCCGCATGGCCAATTTCGGCAAGCACGAAGCATACGGTTTCAGCTTCGCCGTGCATCGTGACCAGCAAACCCTGCTGGGTATCGTCGATACGGTCCTCGCCGACATCGGGACATACGAACGGGAAAACATCGCCAAACGCTGGAGTGCAGGCAGTGACATCCTGTTGACCGACCACAAGTTGCAGTTGAACCAACGTGAAGAACGCTGGCTCAAGAACCACCCAGTGGTGAAAGTGGTCATCAACGAAACCTTCGCGCCACTGACGTTCGTCGATTCTGACGGCCAGTTGCGGGGCATGACCGCCGACCTGCTGGAGTTGATCCGACTGCGTACCGGCTTGCGCCTGGAGTTCCAGAGCACCCGTAACGTCGACCAAATGATCGAGCGGGTTGAAAACGGCGACGCAGACATCATTGCCGCCATCAGTCCCAGCCGTGAACGCGAATCCAGGCTCAACTTCAGTCGTCCCTACCTACAGAACTCCTACGTCCTGCTCACGCGTAAGGAGCCTGGAGCGCCCTCAAGCCTTGAGCAACTGGCAGGGAAAAAACTGGCCATCACCGAAGGCAACCCTCTGGTGGACTATCTGCGCCGGGAGTTTGCGCAAATCACCCTGGTGCAGGCCAGCGATACCTTCAAGGCCTCGGAGATGCTGGCCCAGGGGCATGTGGATGGGGCCGTCAACTCACTGGTGGTCGCCAACTACTTCCTCTCATCCCACTTCTTCCAGGGCCGATTGCAGATCAGTTCGAGTATTGGCACGCAACTGGCCTCCTTTTCCCTGGCCACGTCACGCAACGCTCCCGAACTGGCCTCCATCCTTGACAAGGCTCTGCTCAGCATTGCGCCGGATGAACTTGGGGTAATCAACAACCGCTGGCGAGGCTACACAGCCGCGTCCGACAGCTATTGGCGCAACTACCATCGCCTGATCTTCCAGATTGTCATCGCCGCCGCGCTGCTGCTACTCACGTCCCTAGCCTGGAACGGCTACATGCGCAGACAGATCAAGCATCGGCAGATGGCAGAGCGAGCCCTGAGCGATCAGTACGAATTCATGCGCGCCCTGGTCAATGAAACCCCTCACCCGATCTATGTGCGTGATCGCAACGGTTTGCTGCAGACCTGCAACGATAGTTACCTGCAGGCTTTCGGTGTCGCACGCGAGGAGGTCATCGGCAAGAGTGTCATGCAGATCAACTTGGCGGACGAGGCCCAGGCCAGACAGTACCATGCCGACTATCTTCGGGTAGTGGCCCAGGGCACGCCGCTGATCCTTGATCGCTCTCTGCATATTCACGGGAAACTCCTGACGATCTATCACTGGATCCTGCCCTACCGCGACTCGATCGGTAAGGTCCAGGGCATTATCGGCGGCTGGATCGACATCAGCGACCGTCGCCAATTGTTCGATGACCTGCGCGCCGCCAAAGACCGTGCCGATGAGGCCAACCGTGCGAAAAGTACGTTCCTGGCGACCATGAGCCATGAGATCCGCACCCCCATGAACGCGGTGATCGGCATGCTAGAGCTGACCCTCAAGCGTGCCGACCATGGACATCTGGATCGACCGGCCATCGAAGTGGCCTACAACTCGGCCAAAGACTTACTGGAGTTGATTGGCGATATCCTCGACATCGCACGCATCGAATCGGGCCGCCTGAGCCTGGCGCCGGAGCGCGTCAACCTGCGGGAACTGATCGAGTCGGTGGTACGCGTGTTCGATGGCCTGGCACGCCAGAAAAACCTCAACCTGCTACTGGAGTTCAATCCCGGCTTCGAAGAACGTGACGTGCAGATCGATCCCCTGCGTTTCAAACAGGTCCTGTCCAACCTGGTGAGCAACGCCATCAAGTTCACCGAGCACGGCGGGGTGAAGATCAAGGTCGATATCCAGGCCACCGGGCAGCCACAACAGATCCAGATGAAACTGGTGGTCGAGGACACCGGTATCGGCATCAGCCGGGATGATCAGCAACGCCTGTTCGAGCCTTTTTCCCAGGCCGATAACTCCGGGCACCTGGCCAGGAGCGGCGCCGGTCTTGGCCTGGTGATCTGTCGCAGCTTATGCGAAATGATGGGCGGGCAGTTGAGCCTGAGCAGCGTGCCCAGCGTCGGCACCCAGGTGTTTGTCTCGCTGCAGATGACCAGCCTGCCACCTGCCTACCCGCAGATCGAACTCAAGCCCGCGACCCAGGACGCAGCAGCGGTGCTGAATGTACTGGTGGTGGACGACCATCCGGCCAACCGCCTGCTTATGTGCCAGCAATTAGGCTTTCTCGGGCACCGATTCACCGCAGTCCAGCATGGCGCGGCGGGCTTCCAGGCCTGGCGCCAGGAACATTTCGACCTGATCATTGCCGACTGCAACATGCCGGTCATGAACGGCTATGAGCTGGCCAGCTCGATCCGCGAACACGAGCAACGGGAAAACATGACGCCCTGCATCATCCTGGGATTCACCGCCAATGCCCAGCCGGAGGAAAAACAGCGCTGTCGGGATGCGGGCATGAATGACTGCCTCTTCAAGCCCATCAGCCTTACCACACTGGAGCGGCACTTGGCCGAAATCACCCCGCTGTCATCAGCGCAGATCTTTGATCTGGATAGCCTCAACGCCCTCACCGGCGGAGATCCACTGCTAAGCCAGCGTCTGTTGGAAGAACTGTTGAGCAGCAGCCGGCGTGATCGCGAAGAACTCATTGTATTGTTCGCACAAGGCGCGCATCAGGACTTGATTGAGCAGGCCCACAAGATCAAGGGCGCCGCCAGGATCGTCCAGGCCTGCACTCTGGCCGGGCAATGCGAAGTGCTGGAACAAGCTGGCGAGGGTGCCGATCCGGCGCAGGTCGAGATCTGGGTCAAAGCCATCGAAAAAGCCATGCTCGACCTTGAGCACGTGCTGCAAGAGCAGTTGAACATCCTCGCACCATTGTAG
- a CDS encoding ATP-binding protein, producing MDSRLNAFLERADAVLARLEPLLPAPREVIDWSLCLAARWQREGRSGFLMPLEVSLDMRLSDLIGVDKQREQLARNTQQFLDGLPANHALLWGSRGTGKSSMVRALLAQHAKAGLRLIEIERDHLADLPRVVEQLLKLPQRFILFCDDLSFDAGEGDYRVLKSVLDGSLEQAPENVLLYATSNRRHLVPENQSDNDNWKRVDGELHPSEAVEDKIALSDRFGLWLSFYPFTQEHFLDVVEHWIGELANKAGLQWQRDEALDILAVRWATGRGNRNGRCAYQFARYWVGLKLLERQP from the coding sequence ATGGATTCTCGATTGAATGCCTTTCTTGAGCGGGCCGATGCGGTGCTGGCTCGTCTGGAACCCTTGTTGCCAGCGCCTCGCGAGGTCATTGACTGGAGCCTCTGCCTGGCGGCCCGCTGGCAGCGTGAGGGTCGTAGCGGTTTTTTGATGCCGCTGGAAGTCAGCCTGGATATGCGCCTGTCCGACCTGATCGGCGTCGATAAGCAACGCGAGCAATTGGCACGCAATACTCAACAATTTCTCGATGGCCTACCCGCCAACCATGCGTTGCTCTGGGGCTCGCGTGGCACTGGCAAATCCTCCATGGTTCGCGCCTTGCTGGCCCAGCATGCCAAGGCCGGCTTGCGCCTGATCGAAATCGAGCGCGACCACCTGGCCGACCTGCCGCGTGTAGTCGAACAACTGCTCAAGTTGCCGCAGCGTTTTATCCTGTTCTGCGACGACCTGTCGTTCGACGCCGGTGAAGGCGATTACCGTGTGCTCAAGAGTGTGCTGGACGGCTCGCTGGAGCAGGCTCCGGAAAACGTGTTGCTGTATGCCACGTCCAACCGTCGTCACCTGGTGCCGGAGAACCAGAGCGACAACGATAACTGGAAACGCGTGGACGGTGAGCTGCACCCCAGTGAAGCGGTGGAAGACAAGATCGCCTTGTCCGACCGCTTTGGCTTGTGGTTGTCCTTCTATCCGTTCACCCAAGAGCACTTCCTGGACGTGGTGGAGCACTGGATCGGCGAGCTGGCGAACAAGGCGGGCTTGCAGTGGCAGCGCGATGAGGCACTCGACATCCTGGCGGTGCGCTGGGCCACGGGTCGCGGTAATCGCAATGGCCGCTGCGCCTACCAATTCGCCCGCTATTGGGTAGGTCTTAAACTGCTGGAGCGTCAACCATGA
- the msrB gene encoding peptide-methionine (R)-S-oxide reductase MsrB, with product MEKLDKTLEEWREMLDPAQYQVCRLKGTERPFSGKYNATTTDGVYHCICCNEPLFDSKTKFDAGCGWPSFYEPIADSAMIEIRDVSHGMIRTEVTCAKCDAHLGHVFPDGPPPTGLRYCINSVCLDLVPR from the coding sequence ATGGAAAAGTTGGATAAGACCCTGGAAGAATGGCGGGAAATGCTTGACCCGGCGCAGTACCAAGTGTGCCGTCTCAAGGGCACAGAGCGGCCGTTTTCCGGCAAATACAACGCCACTACGACCGATGGTGTGTATCACTGTATTTGCTGCAATGAGCCGCTGTTCGACTCGAAGACCAAGTTCGATGCCGGTTGTGGCTGGCCCAGTTTTTATGAGCCGATTGCCGATAGCGCGATGATTGAGATTCGTGATGTCAGCCACGGGATGATTCGCACCGAAGTGACCTGTGCCAAGTGTGACGCACATCTGGGCCATGTGTTCCCGGATGGTCCACCGCCTACTGGTTTGCGTTACTGCATCAACTCGGTGTGCCTGGACCTGGTTCCTCGCTAA